In a genomic window of Muntiacus reevesi chromosome 1, mMunRee1.1, whole genome shotgun sequence:
- the TCOF1 gene encoding treacle protein isoform X10 yields the protein MAEARKRRELLPLIYQHLLQAGYVRAAREVKEQSGQKCFLRQSVTLLDIYTHWQQTSEIGRKRKAEEDAALQAKRTRVSDPISSSESSEEEEEEEAEAQTAKPTPRLAATNSSVTGTVSSSSVKEKAKAKTTKASKTVNSTTHSAPGKAVAHLLTGKSPQKTTAPLANAVLVSETEEEGSVSALRIATAPGIASADQADSSSEDTTSSSDETDLEVKAAVKPLQVRSSAAAVKESPRKSAAPTPGKAGVVTPQVKGSAVTPASRAKKPEEVSESSEESNESEEEAPAGTPSQVKALEKTVPIKVAPSPAKGTPGKGATPAPPGKAGPTATQAMTGKPEEDSESSSQESDSEEETQAVKSPVQAKPSGKIPQVKATSSAPTQVLSPKKGAPPAAPGKAGPAATQPRKQKEESSSSSSSSSSEGSDSEGEAPAAARQATSLAQTKPLEKNSQVRAASAAGAGPSAKGAVPALPQKARSVATQDGKQEDSESSSEEESDSEEEVQRAGTSAQAQSSGKALQVRPASGPAKGPPQKAGPATTQVKVEKAEEDSESSEEESDSEDEAPVAKTPAQAKSAVKTSQIKTSPKKGTPITPASARVPPVQVGTPAPRTATTVSTPTCASSPAVVRRTQKPGEDSSSSEESESEEETAPAAAGGQMKSVGKSLPVKAASAPTKGPSGKGATPGPPGKAGPAVAQVKTEVQEDSESSEESDNEEAAATPAQVKTSVKTPQTKANPSATRVASAKAAAPAPGKETLAVAQAKVGSPAKVKPPARAPQSSAVSGRGRASVPAVGKAAAATAQAQPGPVRGSQEDSESSEEESDSEGEASAQAKPSGKTPQVRTASAPTKASPKKGATPVPPGKAGPPAAQARRQEEDSESSSEEESDSDGDAPAAAPSAQRVAPKLPQARPWPPHPWRRKQRSPQPAVTRTYRRAR from the exons ATGGCTGAGGCCAGGAAGCGGCGGGAGCTGCTTCCCCTGATCTACCAGCATCTGCTTCAGGCGGGCTATGTGCGCGCGGCGCGGGAAGTGAAGGAGCAGAGCGGCCAG AAATGTTTCCTGAGGCAGTCTGTAACCCTTCTGGACATCTATACACACTGGCAACA AACTTCGGAGATTGGCCGGAAACGGAAGGCAGAGGAAGATGCGGCCTTGCAGGCCAAGAGGACCCGCGTATCAGATCCCATCAGCAGCTCAGAGAGCtcggaagaggaggaggaggaggaggcagaagccCAAACCGCCAAACCCA CCCCGAGACTAGCAGCTACCAACTCCTCAGTCACAGGGACAGTTTCGTCTTCAAGTGTGAAAGAAAAAGCCAAG GCAAAGACCACGAAAGCCAGCAAGACGGTGAACTCCACGACACACTCTGCCCCTGGAAAGGCAGTGGCCCATCTCCTCACTGGGAAGTCACCCCAGAAGACGACAGCGCCCTTGGCAAATGCTGTCTTGGTGTCAGAAACCGAGGAGGAGGGCAGCGTGTCAGCCCTCAGAATCGCCACCGCGCCTG GAATAGCATCCGCTGACCAGGCTGACAGCTCCAGTGAGGATACCACCAGCTCGAGCGATGAGACAGACTTGGAG GTGAAAGCCGCAGTAAAACCACTGCAGGTCAGATCCTCAGCCGCTGCAGTCAAGGAGTCTCCGAGAAAAAGTGCAGCCCCAACCCCAGGGAAGGCAGGGGTTGTAACACCCCAAGTCAAAGGTAGTGCTGTGACCCCAGCCAGCAGGGCCAAGAAGCCAGAAGAGGTCTCGGAGAGCAGCGAGGAGTCCAATGAGAGTGAGGAGGAGGCCCCTGCGGGGACACCCAGTCAG GTGAAGGCCTTGGAGAAAACCGTCCCAATCAAAGTTGCTCCTAGTCCTGCCAAGGGGACCCCTGGGAAAGGGGCCACcccagcaccccctgggaaggCAGGGCCCACAGCCACCCAGGCCATGACGGGGAAGCCAGAGGAGGACTCGGAGAGCAGCAGCCAGGAGTCAGACAGCGAGGAGGAGACACAAGCTGTTAAGAGCCCAGTGCAG gcaAAGccctctgggaagatcccccaggttAAAGCCACCTCCTCAGCACCCACCCAGGTGCTTTCCCCTAAGAAAGGGGCCCCTCCAGCAGCCCCTGGCAAGGCAGGGCCTGCAGCCACCCAGCCCAGGAAGCAGAAGGaggagagcagcagcagcagcagcagcagtagcagcgaGGGCTCGGACAGCGAGGGCGAGGCGCCCGCGGCCGCGCGGCAGGCTACAAGCCTGGCTCAG ACAAAGCCCTTGGAGAAAAACTCTCAGGTCAGAGCTGCCTCAGCTGCGGGTGCAGGACCCTCGGCGAAGGGCGCGGTCCCAGCGCTCCCTCAGAAGGCAAGGTCTGTGGCCACCCAGGACGGGAAGCAGGAGGACTCAGAGAGCAGCAGTGAGGAGGAATCGGACAGCGAGGAGGAGGTGCAGAGGGCAGGGACCTCAGCCCAG GCACAGTCCTCTGGGAAAGCCCTCCAGGTCAGACCTGCCTCAGGTCCCGCCAAGGGGCCCCCTCAGAAGGCCGGGCCTGCAACCACTCAGGTCAAGGTCGAAAAGGCTGAGGAAGACTCTGAGAGCAGTGAGGAGGAGTCAGACAGTGAGGATGAAGCTCCTGTAGCCAAGACTCCAGCCCAG GCAAAATCAGCAGTGAAAACTTCTCAGATCAAGACCTCCCCAAAGAAGGGTACCCCCATTACACCTGCATCTGCCAGGGTCCCCCCAGTGCAAGTCGGCACCCCAGCCCCCCGGACAGCAACAACAGTGAGTACACCCACCTGCGCATCATCCCCAGCCGTAGTCAGGCGCACCCAGAAGCCGGGGGAGGACTCTTCAAGCAGCGAGGAGTCCGAGAGCGAGGAGGAGACAGCTCCTGCTGCCGCAGGGGGACAG ATGAAGTCTGTAGGGAAGAGCCTCCCAGTGAAAGCTGCCTCAGCACCCACCAAGGGGCCCTCAGGGAAAGGGGCCACCCCGGGGCCCCCTGGGAAGGCAGGACCCGCAGTGGCACAGGTCAAGACTGAGGTGCAGGAAGACTCAGAGAGCAGTGAGGAGTCGGACAATGAGGAAGCAGCCGCAACTCCCGCACAG GTGAAGACTTCAGTGAAAACCCCTCAGACCAAAGCCAACCCTTCTGCCACCAGAGTGGCTTCAGCCAAAGCGGCAGCACCAGCTCCTGGAAAGGAGACCCTTGCTGTTGCTCAAGCCAAAGTGGGGTCCCCAGCCAAG GTAAAACCACCAGCGAGAGCCCCCCAGAGCAGCGCCGTCTCTGGGAGGGGCCGGGCGTCTGTGCCGGCTGTGGGGAAGGCAGCAGCTGCAACAGCCCAGGCCCAGCCGGGGCCTGTCAGGGGCTCACAGGAGGACTCAGAGAGCAGTGAGGAGGAGTCGGACAGTGAGGGAGAGGCATCTGCTCAG GCGAAGCCCTCAGGAAAGACCCCCCAGGTCAGAACTGCCTCAGCCCCCACCAAGGCATCCCCTAAGAAAGGGGCTACCCCGGTACCCCCTGGGAAGGCAGGACCCCCAGCCGCCCAggccaggaggcaggaggaggactcGGAGAGCAGCAGCGAGGAGGAGTCGGACAGTGATGGGGACGCGCCAGCAGCTGCACCTTCAGCCCAG AGGGTAGCTCCAAAACTGCCACAAGCAAGACCCTGGCCTCCgcatccctggagaagaaagcagAGGAGTCCTCAACCAGCAGTGACGAGGACCTACCGTCGAGCCAG gtgA
- the TCOF1 gene encoding treacle protein isoform X3, producing the protein MAEARKRRELLPLIYQHLLQAGYVRAAREVKEQSGQKCFLRQSVTLLDIYTHWQQTSEIGRKRKAEEDAALQAKRTRVSDPISSSESSEEEEEEEAEAQTAKPTPRLAATNSSVTGTVSSSSVKEKAKAKTTKASKTVNSTTHSAPGKAVAHLLTGKSPQKTTAPLANAVLVSETEEEGSVSALRIATAPGIASADQADSSSEDTTSSSDETDLEVKAAVKPLQVRSSAAAVKESPRKSAAPTPGKAGVVTPQVKGSAVTPASRAKKPEEVSESSEESNESEEEAPAGTPSQVKALEKTVPIKVAPSPAKGTPGKGATPAPPGKAGPTATQAMTGKPEEDSESSSQESDSEEETQAVKSPVQAKPSGKIPQVKATSSAPTQVLSPKKGAPPAAPGKAGPAATQPRKQKEESSSSSSSSSSEGSDSEGEAPAAARQATSLAQTKPLEKNSQVRAASAAGAGPSAKGAVPALPQKARSVATQDGKQEDSESSSEEESDSEEEVQRAGTSAQAQSSGKALQVRPASGPAKGPPQKAGPATTQVKVEKAEEDSESSEEESDSEDEAPVAKTPAQAKSAVKTSQIKTSPKKGTPITPASARVPPVQVGTPAPRTATTVSTPTCASSPAVVRRTQKPGEDSSSSEESESEEETAPAAAGGQMKSVGKSLPVKAASAPTKGPSGKGATPGPPGKAGPAVAQVKTEVQEDSESSEESDNEEAAATPAQVKTSVKTPQTKANPSATRVASAKAAAPAPGKETLAVAQAKVGSPAKVKPPARAPQSSAVSGRGRASVPAVGKAAAATAQAQPGPVRGSQEDSESSEEESDSEGEASAQAKPSGKTPQVRTASAPTKASPKKGATPVPPGKAGPPAAQARRQEEDSESSSEEESDSDGDAPAAAPSAQKEGSSKTATSKTLASASLEKKAEESSTSSDEDLPSSQVIKTPLIFVDPNRSPAGPAATPAQAQATGTPRKAQASESTARSSSESEDEDVIPATQCLTPATRTSVVTVPTAPPKAALRASVVGAPSSEDTSRGSEGKKQEASATQTDSAVGTLSTASPQSTPTQARMVNKLRKPEVPASQRAPATPSGHPTAKTPAPSDDSNSSSSGSEDDAEGSQAAPSAHRPGPAPSRKETLVEETTAESSDDEVVAPSQSLLSGFVTPGLTPAGSKTSKATPKPDASPSVSSAPATRDASEGKQEVEPQQAAGTMSPKTGKKEAGATPQKPGKGPGSPPASMLALQNNITRRLLSEPWPLNEAQVQASVAKVLTELLEQERKKAVDTAKEGSQKGRLGHKRKLSEDQTTPKAPKSKKKKQLAATDGGEHVVSSEKAPRTVKGKSKKDRAGGDVKEKKEKESPGSQGAKEKPVGELGTPKGDGGDHGNLKIKKEKKKSDKKKKDKEKKEKKKKAKKASTKDPGSPSQKKKKRKKKMAEQTV; encoded by the exons ATGGCTGAGGCCAGGAAGCGGCGGGAGCTGCTTCCCCTGATCTACCAGCATCTGCTTCAGGCGGGCTATGTGCGCGCGGCGCGGGAAGTGAAGGAGCAGAGCGGCCAG AAATGTTTCCTGAGGCAGTCTGTAACCCTTCTGGACATCTATACACACTGGCAACA AACTTCGGAGATTGGCCGGAAACGGAAGGCAGAGGAAGATGCGGCCTTGCAGGCCAAGAGGACCCGCGTATCAGATCCCATCAGCAGCTCAGAGAGCtcggaagaggaggaggaggaggaggcagaagccCAAACCGCCAAACCCA CCCCGAGACTAGCAGCTACCAACTCCTCAGTCACAGGGACAGTTTCGTCTTCAAGTGTGAAAGAAAAAGCCAAG GCAAAGACCACGAAAGCCAGCAAGACGGTGAACTCCACGACACACTCTGCCCCTGGAAAGGCAGTGGCCCATCTCCTCACTGGGAAGTCACCCCAGAAGACGACAGCGCCCTTGGCAAATGCTGTCTTGGTGTCAGAAACCGAGGAGGAGGGCAGCGTGTCAGCCCTCAGAATCGCCACCGCGCCTG GAATAGCATCCGCTGACCAGGCTGACAGCTCCAGTGAGGATACCACCAGCTCGAGCGATGAGACAGACTTGGAG GTGAAAGCCGCAGTAAAACCACTGCAGGTCAGATCCTCAGCCGCTGCAGTCAAGGAGTCTCCGAGAAAAAGTGCAGCCCCAACCCCAGGGAAGGCAGGGGTTGTAACACCCCAAGTCAAAGGTAGTGCTGTGACCCCAGCCAGCAGGGCCAAGAAGCCAGAAGAGGTCTCGGAGAGCAGCGAGGAGTCCAATGAGAGTGAGGAGGAGGCCCCTGCGGGGACACCCAGTCAG GTGAAGGCCTTGGAGAAAACCGTCCCAATCAAAGTTGCTCCTAGTCCTGCCAAGGGGACCCCTGGGAAAGGGGCCACcccagcaccccctgggaaggCAGGGCCCACAGCCACCCAGGCCATGACGGGGAAGCCAGAGGAGGACTCGGAGAGCAGCAGCCAGGAGTCAGACAGCGAGGAGGAGACACAAGCTGTTAAGAGCCCAGTGCAG gcaAAGccctctgggaagatcccccaggttAAAGCCACCTCCTCAGCACCCACCCAGGTGCTTTCCCCTAAGAAAGGGGCCCCTCCAGCAGCCCCTGGCAAGGCAGGGCCTGCAGCCACCCAGCCCAGGAAGCAGAAGGaggagagcagcagcagcagcagcagcagtagcagcgaGGGCTCGGACAGCGAGGGCGAGGCGCCCGCGGCCGCGCGGCAGGCTACAAGCCTGGCTCAG ACAAAGCCCTTGGAGAAAAACTCTCAGGTCAGAGCTGCCTCAGCTGCGGGTGCAGGACCCTCGGCGAAGGGCGCGGTCCCAGCGCTCCCTCAGAAGGCAAGGTCTGTGGCCACCCAGGACGGGAAGCAGGAGGACTCAGAGAGCAGCAGTGAGGAGGAATCGGACAGCGAGGAGGAGGTGCAGAGGGCAGGGACCTCAGCCCAG GCACAGTCCTCTGGGAAAGCCCTCCAGGTCAGACCTGCCTCAGGTCCCGCCAAGGGGCCCCCTCAGAAGGCCGGGCCTGCAACCACTCAGGTCAAGGTCGAAAAGGCTGAGGAAGACTCTGAGAGCAGTGAGGAGGAGTCAGACAGTGAGGATGAAGCTCCTGTAGCCAAGACTCCAGCCCAG GCAAAATCAGCAGTGAAAACTTCTCAGATCAAGACCTCCCCAAAGAAGGGTACCCCCATTACACCTGCATCTGCCAGGGTCCCCCCAGTGCAAGTCGGCACCCCAGCCCCCCGGACAGCAACAACAGTGAGTACACCCACCTGCGCATCATCCCCAGCCGTAGTCAGGCGCACCCAGAAGCCGGGGGAGGACTCTTCAAGCAGCGAGGAGTCCGAGAGCGAGGAGGAGACAGCTCCTGCTGCCGCAGGGGGACAG ATGAAGTCTGTAGGGAAGAGCCTCCCAGTGAAAGCTGCCTCAGCACCCACCAAGGGGCCCTCAGGGAAAGGGGCCACCCCGGGGCCCCCTGGGAAGGCAGGACCCGCAGTGGCACAGGTCAAGACTGAGGTGCAGGAAGACTCAGAGAGCAGTGAGGAGTCGGACAATGAGGAAGCAGCCGCAACTCCCGCACAG GTGAAGACTTCAGTGAAAACCCCTCAGACCAAAGCCAACCCTTCTGCCACCAGAGTGGCTTCAGCCAAAGCGGCAGCACCAGCTCCTGGAAAGGAGACCCTTGCTGTTGCTCAAGCCAAAGTGGGGTCCCCAGCCAAG GTAAAACCACCAGCGAGAGCCCCCCAGAGCAGCGCCGTCTCTGGGAGGGGCCGGGCGTCTGTGCCGGCTGTGGGGAAGGCAGCAGCTGCAACAGCCCAGGCCCAGCCGGGGCCTGTCAGGGGCTCACAGGAGGACTCAGAGAGCAGTGAGGAGGAGTCGGACAGTGAGGGAGAGGCATCTGCTCAG GCGAAGCCCTCAGGAAAGACCCCCCAGGTCAGAACTGCCTCAGCCCCCACCAAGGCATCCCCTAAGAAAGGGGCTACCCCGGTACCCCCTGGGAAGGCAGGACCCCCAGCCGCCCAggccaggaggcaggaggaggactcGGAGAGCAGCAGCGAGGAGGAGTCGGACAGTGATGGGGACGCGCCAGCAGCTGCACCTTCAGCCCAG AAAGAGGGTAGCTCCAAAACTGCCACAAGCAAGACCCTGGCCTCCgcatccctggagaagaaagcagAGGAGTCCTCAACCAGCAGTGACGAGGACCTACCGTCGAGCCAG gtgATTAAAACCCCTCTGATTTTTGTCGACCCTAACCGTAGTCCAGCTGGCCCAGCTGCTACCCCCGCCCAAGCACAGGCTACAGGCACCCCGAGGAAGGCTCAGGCCTCGGAGAGCACAGCCAGGAGCTCCTCTGAGAGCGAGGATGAGGATGTGATCCCCGCTACACAGTGCCTGACTCCTG CCACTAGGACCAGCGTGGTGACTGTGCCCACGGCCCCCCCAAAGGCGGCCCTCAGAGCCAGTGTGGTGGGGGCCCCCAGCAGTGAGGACACAAGTCGGGGGTCTGAAGGCAAGAAACAGGAGGCTTCAGCCACTCAG ACTGACAGTGCTGTGGGAACACTCTCCACGGCGAGTCCCCAGAGCACCCCTACCCAGGCCAGAATGGTCAACAAGCTCAGAAAGCCTGAGGTTCCCGCCTCGCAGCGGGCCCCAGCCACTCCCTCGGGGCACCCCACAGCCAAGACCCCCGCGCCCTCGGATGACAGCAACAGCAGCTCTTCAGGGAGCGAGGACGATGCCGAGGGGTCCCAGGCGGCCCCGTCAGCCCACAGGCCAG GCCCAGCCCCCTCCAGGAAGGAGACCTTGGTGGAAGAAACCACAGCAGAGTCCAGTGACGACGAGGTGGTGGCACCTTCCCAG TCTCTCCTCTCAGGTTTTGTGACTCCTGGGCTGACTCCAGCCGGTTCCAAGACTTCAAAGGCCACTCCCAAACCAGATGCCAGcccctctgtttcctctgctccGGCCACCAGAGATGCCTCAGAGGGCAAGCAGGAAGTGGAGCCCCAGCAAGCAGCAGGCACCATGTCCCCTAAAACAG GCAAAAAAGAGGCTGGTGCCACACCTCAGAAGCCCGGGAAGGGGCCTGGGAGTCCCCCGGCCTCCATGCTGGCGCTGCAGAACAACATCACCCGGCGCCTCCTGAGCGAGCCCTGGCCCCTGAACGAGGCGCAGGTGCAGGCCTCAGTGGCGAAGGTGCTGACGGAGCTGCTGGAGCAGGAGAGGAAGAAGGCCGTGGACACCGCCAAGGAAGGCAGCCAGAAGGGCCGCCTGGGCCATAAGCGGAAGCTGTCCGAAGACCAGACAACCCCCAAGGCCCCCaagagcaagaaaaagaagcagctGGCAGCCACAGATGGCGGGGAGCATGTGGTCTCCTCAGAAAAGGCCCCCAGGACTGTCAAGGGGAAATCCAAGAAGGACAGAGCAGGTGGTGACGtcaaggagaagaaggagaaggagtctCCCGGCTCTCAAGGGGCCAAGGAGAAGCCGGTAGGGGAGCTGGGGACCCCGAAGGGTGATGGGGGAGACCACGGCAACCTCAAgatcaagaaagagaagaagaaatccGACAAGA aaaaaaaagacaaggagaaaaaggaaaagaagaagaaagcaaaaaaggcCTCAACCAAAGATCCTGGCTCaccatcacagaagaaaaagaagagaaag AAGAAGATGGCAGAGCAGACTGTCTGA
- the TCOF1 gene encoding treacle protein isoform X8 yields MAEARKRRELLPLIYQHLLQAGYVRAAREVKEQSGQKCFLRQSVTLLDIYTHWQQTSEIGRKRKAEEDAALQAKRTRVSDPISSSESSEEEEEEEAEAQTAKPTPRLAATNSSVTGTVSSSSVKEKAKAKTTKASKTVNSTTHSAPGKAVAHLLTGKSPQKTTAPLANAVLVSETEEEGSVSALRIATAPGIASADQADSSSEDTTSSSDETDLEVKAAVKPLQVRSSAAAVKESPRKSAAPTPGKAGVVTPQVKGSAVTPASRAKKPEEVSESSEESNESEEEAPAGTPSQVKALEKTVPIKVAPSPAKGTPGKGATPAPPGKAGPTATQAMTGKPEEDSESSSQESDSEEETQAVKSPVQAKPSGKIPQVKATSSAPTQVLSPKKGAPPAAPGKAGPAATQPRKQKEESSSSSSSSSSEGSDSEGEAPAAARQATSLAQTKPLEKNSQVRAASAAGAGPSAKGAVPALPQKARSVATQDGKQEDSESSSEEESDSEEEVQRAGTSAQAQSSGKALQVRPASGPAKGPPQKAGPATTQVKVEKAEEDSESSEEESDSEDEAPVAKTPAQAKSAVKTSQIKTSPKKGTPITPASARVPPVQVGTPAPRTATTVSTPTCASSPAVVRRTQKPGEDSSSSEESESEEETAPAAAGGQMKSVGKSLPVKAASAPTKGPSGKGATPGPPGKAGPAVAQVKTEVQEDSESSEESDNEEAAATPAQVKTSVKTPQTKANPSATRVASAKAAAPAPGKETLAVAQAKVGSPAKVKPPARAPQSSAVSGRGRASVPAVGKAAAATAQAQPGPVRGSQEDSESSEEESDSEGEASAQAKPSGKTPQVRTASAPTKASPKKGATPVPPGKAGPPAAQARRQEEDSESSSEEESDSDGDAPAAAPSAQKEGSSKTATSKTLASASLEKKAEESSTSSDEDLPSSQSSWPSCYPRPSTGYRHPEEGSGLGEHSQELL; encoded by the exons ATGGCTGAGGCCAGGAAGCGGCGGGAGCTGCTTCCCCTGATCTACCAGCATCTGCTTCAGGCGGGCTATGTGCGCGCGGCGCGGGAAGTGAAGGAGCAGAGCGGCCAG AAATGTTTCCTGAGGCAGTCTGTAACCCTTCTGGACATCTATACACACTGGCAACA AACTTCGGAGATTGGCCGGAAACGGAAGGCAGAGGAAGATGCGGCCTTGCAGGCCAAGAGGACCCGCGTATCAGATCCCATCAGCAGCTCAGAGAGCtcggaagaggaggaggaggaggaggcagaagccCAAACCGCCAAACCCA CCCCGAGACTAGCAGCTACCAACTCCTCAGTCACAGGGACAGTTTCGTCTTCAAGTGTGAAAGAAAAAGCCAAG GCAAAGACCACGAAAGCCAGCAAGACGGTGAACTCCACGACACACTCTGCCCCTGGAAAGGCAGTGGCCCATCTCCTCACTGGGAAGTCACCCCAGAAGACGACAGCGCCCTTGGCAAATGCTGTCTTGGTGTCAGAAACCGAGGAGGAGGGCAGCGTGTCAGCCCTCAGAATCGCCACCGCGCCTG GAATAGCATCCGCTGACCAGGCTGACAGCTCCAGTGAGGATACCACCAGCTCGAGCGATGAGACAGACTTGGAG GTGAAAGCCGCAGTAAAACCACTGCAGGTCAGATCCTCAGCCGCTGCAGTCAAGGAGTCTCCGAGAAAAAGTGCAGCCCCAACCCCAGGGAAGGCAGGGGTTGTAACACCCCAAGTCAAAGGTAGTGCTGTGACCCCAGCCAGCAGGGCCAAGAAGCCAGAAGAGGTCTCGGAGAGCAGCGAGGAGTCCAATGAGAGTGAGGAGGAGGCCCCTGCGGGGACACCCAGTCAG GTGAAGGCCTTGGAGAAAACCGTCCCAATCAAAGTTGCTCCTAGTCCTGCCAAGGGGACCCCTGGGAAAGGGGCCACcccagcaccccctgggaaggCAGGGCCCACAGCCACCCAGGCCATGACGGGGAAGCCAGAGGAGGACTCGGAGAGCAGCAGCCAGGAGTCAGACAGCGAGGAGGAGACACAAGCTGTTAAGAGCCCAGTGCAG gcaAAGccctctgggaagatcccccaggttAAAGCCACCTCCTCAGCACCCACCCAGGTGCTTTCCCCTAAGAAAGGGGCCCCTCCAGCAGCCCCTGGCAAGGCAGGGCCTGCAGCCACCCAGCCCAGGAAGCAGAAGGaggagagcagcagcagcagcagcagcagtagcagcgaGGGCTCGGACAGCGAGGGCGAGGCGCCCGCGGCCGCGCGGCAGGCTACAAGCCTGGCTCAG ACAAAGCCCTTGGAGAAAAACTCTCAGGTCAGAGCTGCCTCAGCTGCGGGTGCAGGACCCTCGGCGAAGGGCGCGGTCCCAGCGCTCCCTCAGAAGGCAAGGTCTGTGGCCACCCAGGACGGGAAGCAGGAGGACTCAGAGAGCAGCAGTGAGGAGGAATCGGACAGCGAGGAGGAGGTGCAGAGGGCAGGGACCTCAGCCCAG GCACAGTCCTCTGGGAAAGCCCTCCAGGTCAGACCTGCCTCAGGTCCCGCCAAGGGGCCCCCTCAGAAGGCCGGGCCTGCAACCACTCAGGTCAAGGTCGAAAAGGCTGAGGAAGACTCTGAGAGCAGTGAGGAGGAGTCAGACAGTGAGGATGAAGCTCCTGTAGCCAAGACTCCAGCCCAG GCAAAATCAGCAGTGAAAACTTCTCAGATCAAGACCTCCCCAAAGAAGGGTACCCCCATTACACCTGCATCTGCCAGGGTCCCCCCAGTGCAAGTCGGCACCCCAGCCCCCCGGACAGCAACAACAGTGAGTACACCCACCTGCGCATCATCCCCAGCCGTAGTCAGGCGCACCCAGAAGCCGGGGGAGGACTCTTCAAGCAGCGAGGAGTCCGAGAGCGAGGAGGAGACAGCTCCTGCTGCCGCAGGGGGACAG ATGAAGTCTGTAGGGAAGAGCCTCCCAGTGAAAGCTGCCTCAGCACCCACCAAGGGGCCCTCAGGGAAAGGGGCCACCCCGGGGCCCCCTGGGAAGGCAGGACCCGCAGTGGCACAGGTCAAGACTGAGGTGCAGGAAGACTCAGAGAGCAGTGAGGAGTCGGACAATGAGGAAGCAGCCGCAACTCCCGCACAG GTGAAGACTTCAGTGAAAACCCCTCAGACCAAAGCCAACCCTTCTGCCACCAGAGTGGCTTCAGCCAAAGCGGCAGCACCAGCTCCTGGAAAGGAGACCCTTGCTGTTGCTCAAGCCAAAGTGGGGTCCCCAGCCAAG GTAAAACCACCAGCGAGAGCCCCCCAGAGCAGCGCCGTCTCTGGGAGGGGCCGGGCGTCTGTGCCGGCTGTGGGGAAGGCAGCAGCTGCAACAGCCCAGGCCCAGCCGGGGCCTGTCAGGGGCTCACAGGAGGACTCAGAGAGCAGTGAGGAGGAGTCGGACAGTGAGGGAGAGGCATCTGCTCAG GCGAAGCCCTCAGGAAAGACCCCCCAGGTCAGAACTGCCTCAGCCCCCACCAAGGCATCCCCTAAGAAAGGGGCTACCCCGGTACCCCCTGGGAAGGCAGGACCCCCAGCCGCCCAggccaggaggcaggaggaggactcGGAGAGCAGCAGCGAGGAGGAGTCGGACAGTGATGGGGACGCGCCAGCAGCTGCACCTTCAGCCCAG AAAGAGGGTAGCTCCAAAACTGCCACAAGCAAGACCCTGGCCTCCgcatccctggagaagaaagcagAGGAGTCCTCAACCAGCAGTGACGAGGACCTACCGTCGAGCCAG TCCAGCTGGCCCAGCTGCTACCCCCGCCCAAGCACAGGCTACAGGCACCCCGAGGAAGGCTCAGGCCTCGGAGAGCACAGCCAGGAGCTCCTCTGA